The Henckelia pumila isolate YLH828 chromosome 2, ASM3356847v2, whole genome shotgun sequence genome includes a window with the following:
- the LOC140885101 gene encoding uncharacterized protein: MAMGDMANLWGYEEYHEAEQLGQKLFVTSMELEKLKAEAKEEVRKNNELIYLLNFALKERDEAKNQLQNLLNTTEKSLPTIPHFHSESPVRKPAAKANSSVTESNSLSETYNYHSHGSSPVDCLFDSVPSPEFTNINFVVSNNTTLVQEPNVTNPNSRVTSEVMPRFDEGSFVIDNLVRGRPLPQQGRFLQAVLDAGPLLHTLFMAGPLPRWRNPPQLQPAQIPPVSIKGCDTDVFAQKPPATPGLLPQRLLNLQPYAQMSCGSSQVLSAPMLSFANVAPGSCLSDGSAMPSGLNAGACVPFGKRQRLC; the protein is encoded by the exons ATGGCGATGGGAGATATGGCTAATTTATGGGGATACGAAGAG tatcaCGAAGCAGAGCAACTGGGACAGAAGCTTTTTGTGACGTCCATGGAACTGGAAAAGTTGAAGGCCGAAGCCAAGGAGGAAGTAAGGAAGAACAATGAGTTAATCTACCTGCTAAACTTTGCCTTGAAAGAAAGAGATGAAGCCAAGAACCAACTCCAAAACCTGCTCAACACCACCGAAAAGAGCCTACCCACCATCCCCCATTTCCACTCCGAAAGCCCCGTGAGAAAACCTGCGGCAAAAGCCAATTCAAGCGTAACAGAATCCAATAGTCTCTCAGAAACATACAACTACCACTCACACGGTTCCTCCCCCGTCGACTGCCTTTTCGACTCCGTCCCGTCTCCGGAGTTCACAAACATCAACTTCGTTGTTAGCAACAACACCACTTTGGTCCAAGAACCGAATGTCACCAATCCCAACAGCCGTGTCACGTCCGAGGTCATGCCGAGGTTCGACGAAGGCTCGTTCGTAATAGACAATCTGGTGAGGGGGAGACCTTTGCCTCAGCAAGGGAGGTTTCTGCAGGCTGTTCTCGATGCGGGGCCACTTCTTCACACGCTTTTCATGGCCGGCCCGCTGCCTAGGTGGCGGAATCCTCCacagcttcagcctgctcagaTCCCTCCAGTGTCCATCAAAGGATGCGACACCGATGTTTTCGCTCAGAAACCGCCGGCTACCCCGGGACTTTTGCCTCAAAGATTGCTAAATCTTCAGCCTTACGCACAGATGTCTTGTGGGTCGTCACAAGTTCTTTCGGCGCCTATGTTGAGTTTCGCTAATGTGGCGCCTGGATCATGCCTGAGTGATGGTTCTGCTATGCCTTCTGGGTTAAATGCTGGTGCCTGTGTCCCTTTTGGTAAGAGACAGAGGCTGTGTTaa
- the LOC140883903 gene encoding 13S globulin seed storage protein-like, translating into MEIDLSPKLAKKVHGGDGGAYYAWCPDELPMLRQGNIGAAKLALEKNGFAMPRYSDSAKVAYVLQGSGVAGIVLPEKEEKVVAIKKGDALALPFGVVTWWYNKQDPELVILFLGDTSTAHKSGSFTDFFLTGPNGIFTGFSTEFVGRAWDLDEATVKTLVGTQSGKGIVKLDPGFKMPEPKKEHYKGMALNCEEAPLDVDIKNGGKVVVLNTKNLPLVGEVGLGADLVRLNGNSMCSPGFSCDSALQVTYIVRGSGRVQVVGVDGKRVLETTIKAGNLFIVPRFFVVSKISDPEGMDWFSIITTPNPIFTHLAGRTSVWKALSPQVLQASFNVGADVEQKFSSKRKAEEIFFPPPN; encoded by the exons ATGGAGATTGATTTGTCACCAAAGTTGGCCAAGAAGGTGCACGGCGGAGACGGTGGCGCGTACTATGCGTGGTGCCCCGACGAGCTGCCGATGCTGCGCCAGGGAAACATAGGCGCCGCCAAGCTTGCTCTCGAGAAGAACGGCTTTGCCATGCCTCGCTACTCCGACTCCGCCAAGGTTGCTTATGTTCTTCAAG gTAGTGGAGTGGCTGGAATAGTTCTCCCCGAAAAAGAAGAGAAAGTTGTGGCAATCAAGAAAGGCGACGCCTTAGCCCTCCCCTTCGGCGTGGTCACATGGTGGTACAACAAACAAGACCCCGAGCTCGTGATCCTTTTCCTCGGAGACACCTCCACGGCCCACAAGTCCGGCTCCTTCACCGACTTCTTCCTCACCGGCCCCAACGGCATCTTCACCGGGTTCTCCACCGAGTTCGTGGGCCGTGCATGGGACTTGGACGAAGCCACAGTCAAAACCCTAGTGGGCACACAATCTGGCAAGGGCATCGTGAAGCTCGACCCCGGATTCAAGATGCCCGAACCCAAGAAAGAACACTACAAGGGCATGGCTCTTAACTGCGAGGAAGCTCCATTGGACGTGGATATCAAGAACGGAGGCAAAGTTGTGGTGCTCAACACTAAGAACTTGCCGTTGGTCGGGGAAGTCGGGCTCGGGGCGGACCTCGTTCGTCTGAATGGAAACTCTATGTGCTCCCCAGGGTTTTCCTGTGATTCTGCGTTGCAAGTTACTTACATTGTGAGGGGAAGTGGTAGGGTTCAGGTGGTTGGAGTCGATGGGAAGAGGGTGTTGGAGACAACCATCAAAGCTGGCAATCTTTTCATTGTTCCTAGGTTCTTTGTGGTGTCCAAGATCTCTGATCCTGAGGGCATGGATTGGTTCTCCATCATAACAACTCCCAA CCCGATATTCACTCATCTGGCTGGAAGGACCTCAGTTTGGAAGGCCTTGTCTCCTCAAGTGTTGCAGGCATCATTCAATGTAGGTGCGGATGTGGAACAAAAGTTTAGCTCCAAGAGAAAGGCTGAAGAGATCTTCTTCCCTCCACCAAATTAA
- the LOC140882223 gene encoding DNA repair protein RAD51 homolog 4 isoform X5, with the protein MAPLEALALEYPLIDSNFRKFCASHGIFTVEDFLVHDLYALAAFAEQDCSSDELKQGITQVLSILDNQHRPWLNGLELLENAEQKKHLSTGCERIDVLLQGGLREGHVTELVGPSSSGKTQICLQAAANVAKKYAGMVVYLDSGNSFSPKRMAQFLSRSFNPANSEVNQILERVMSSIMHHSVFDMFTLLDLLHQLLHDFKSQICCQVRMVIIDSLSSLISPVLGGGGAHGICSINTIGTSLSSIGHALMVSAGFLLKELAHEHNLSVVVSM; encoded by the exons ATGGCACCTCTGGAAGCTCTGGCGCTTGAATATCCTCTCATTGATTCCAATTTCAGAAAATTTTGTGCTTCTCACGGCATTTTCACCG ttgaaGATTTTCTCGTACATGATCTCTATGCATTAGCGGCTTTTGCAGAACAAGATTGCTCGTCGGATGAATTGAAACAG GGCATCACACAGGTTTTATCCATATTAGATAATCAGCATCGACCATGGTTAAATGGTTTGGAGTTATTAGAAAACGCTGAACAAAAGAAGCATCTATCGACAGGATGTGAAAG GATTGATGTTCTTCTGCAAGGAGGATTACGTGAAGGACATGTAACAGAGCTTGTGGGACCATCATCCTCCGGTAAAACTCAA ATTTGCCTGCAAGCGGCGGCAAATGTTGCTAAAAAATACGCGGGCATGGTCGTGTACCTTGACTCGGGCAACTCCTTCTCACCAAAAAGAATGGCACAGTTTCTCAGTCGGTCTTTCAATCCTGCTAATTCAGag GTTAACCAAATTCTTGAACGAGTAATGAGCAGCATAATGCACCACTCTGTCTTTGACATGTTTACTCTACTGGATCTGCTTCATCAGTTATTGCACGATTTTAAATCTCAG ATATGTTGCCAGGTCAGGATGGTTATAATTGATTCACTTTCATCACTTATATCCCCAGTTCTTGGAGGTGGTGGTGCACATGGTATATGTTCTATAAACACCATTGGCACTTCATTATCTAGTATTG GGCATGCCTTAATGGTTTCTGCTGGATTCTTGTTGAAGGAGCTAGCGCATGAGCATAACCTTTCTGTTGTGGTATCTAT GTGA
- the LOC140882223 gene encoding DNA repair protein RAD51 homolog 4 isoform X6, producing the protein MAPLEALALEYPLIDSNFRKFCASHGIFTVEDFLVHDLYALAAFAEQDCSSDELKQGITQVLSILDNQHRPWLNGLELLENAEQKKHLSTGCERIDVLLQGGLREGHVTELVGPSSSGKTQICLQAAANVAKKYAGMVVYLDSGNSFSPKRMAQFLSRSFNPANSEVNQILERVMSSIMHHSVFDMFTLLDLLHQLLHDFKSQICCQVRMVIIDSLSSLISPVLGGGGAHGHALMVSAGFLLKELAHEHNLSVVVSM; encoded by the exons ATGGCACCTCTGGAAGCTCTGGCGCTTGAATATCCTCTCATTGATTCCAATTTCAGAAAATTTTGTGCTTCTCACGGCATTTTCACCG ttgaaGATTTTCTCGTACATGATCTCTATGCATTAGCGGCTTTTGCAGAACAAGATTGCTCGTCGGATGAATTGAAACAG GGCATCACACAGGTTTTATCCATATTAGATAATCAGCATCGACCATGGTTAAATGGTTTGGAGTTATTAGAAAACGCTGAACAAAAGAAGCATCTATCGACAGGATGTGAAAG GATTGATGTTCTTCTGCAAGGAGGATTACGTGAAGGACATGTAACAGAGCTTGTGGGACCATCATCCTCCGGTAAAACTCAA ATTTGCCTGCAAGCGGCGGCAAATGTTGCTAAAAAATACGCGGGCATGGTCGTGTACCTTGACTCGGGCAACTCCTTCTCACCAAAAAGAATGGCACAGTTTCTCAGTCGGTCTTTCAATCCTGCTAATTCAGag GTTAACCAAATTCTTGAACGAGTAATGAGCAGCATAATGCACCACTCTGTCTTTGACATGTTTACTCTACTGGATCTGCTTCATCAGTTATTGCACGATTTTAAATCTCAG ATATGTTGCCAGGTCAGGATGGTTATAATTGATTCACTTTCATCACTTATATCCCCAGTTCTTGGAGGTGGTGGTGCACATG GGCATGCCTTAATGGTTTCTGCTGGATTCTTGTTGAAGGAGCTAGCGCATGAGCATAACCTTTCTGTTGTGGTATCTAT GTGA
- the LOC140882223 gene encoding DNA repair protein RAD51 homolog 4 isoform X2, which translates to MAPLEALALEYPLIDSNFRKFCASHGIFTVEDFLVHDLYALAAFAEQDCSSDELKQGITQVLSILDNQHRPWLNGLELLENAEQKKHLSTGCERIDVLLQGGLREGHVTELVGPSSSGKTQICLQAAANVAKKYAGMVVYLDSGNSFSPKRMAQFLSRSFNPANSEVNQILERVMSSIMHHSVFDMFTLLDLLHQLLHDFKSQICCQVRMVIIDSLSSLISPVLGGGGAHGHALMVSAGFLLKELAHEHNLSVVVTNHMVAGEAGASKPALGESWKNIPHVRLLLSRYHVANACCISILKHPYLETGKTVEFVIT; encoded by the exons ATGGCACCTCTGGAAGCTCTGGCGCTTGAATATCCTCTCATTGATTCCAATTTCAGAAAATTTTGTGCTTCTCACGGCATTTTCACCG ttgaaGATTTTCTCGTACATGATCTCTATGCATTAGCGGCTTTTGCAGAACAAGATTGCTCGTCGGATGAATTGAAACAG GGCATCACACAGGTTTTATCCATATTAGATAATCAGCATCGACCATGGTTAAATGGTTTGGAGTTATTAGAAAACGCTGAACAAAAGAAGCATCTATCGACAGGATGTGAAAG GATTGATGTTCTTCTGCAAGGAGGATTACGTGAAGGACATGTAACAGAGCTTGTGGGACCATCATCCTCCGGTAAAACTCAA ATTTGCCTGCAAGCGGCGGCAAATGTTGCTAAAAAATACGCGGGCATGGTCGTGTACCTTGACTCGGGCAACTCCTTCTCACCAAAAAGAATGGCACAGTTTCTCAGTCGGTCTTTCAATCCTGCTAATTCAGag GTTAACCAAATTCTTGAACGAGTAATGAGCAGCATAATGCACCACTCTGTCTTTGACATGTTTACTCTACTGGATCTGCTTCATCAGTTATTGCACGATTTTAAATCTCAG ATATGTTGCCAGGTCAGGATGGTTATAATTGATTCACTTTCATCACTTATATCCCCAGTTCTTGGAGGTGGTGGTGCACATG GGCATGCCTTAATGGTTTCTGCTGGATTCTTGTTGAAGGAGCTAGCGCATGAGCATAACCTTTCTGTTGTG GTGACAAATCATATGGTGGCTGGGGAGGCTGGTGCTTCTAAACCAGCACTGGGAGAGAGTTGGAAGAACATCCCACACGTTAGGCTTTTGCTATCCAGATACCATGTCGCTAATGCTTGCTGCATTTCAATACTTAAACATCCATACTTG GAAACTGGAAAGACCGTGGAGTTTGTGATCACATGA
- the LOC140882223 gene encoding DNA repair protein RAD51 homolog 4 isoform X1, protein MAPLEALALEYPLIDSNFRKFCASHGIFTVEDFLVHDLYALAAFAEQDCSSDELKQGITQVLSILDNQHRPWLNGLELLENAEQKKHLSTGCERIDVLLQGGLREGHVTELVGPSSSGKTQICLQAAANVAKKYAGMVVYLDSGNSFSPKRMAQFLSRSFNPANSEVNQILERVMSSIMHHSVFDMFTLLDLLHQLLHDFKSQICCQVRMVIIDSLSSLISPVLGGGGAHGICSINTIGTSLSSIGHALMVSAGFLLKELAHEHNLSVVVTNHMVAGEAGASKPALGESWKNIPHVRLLLSRYHVANACCISILKHPYLETGKTVEFVIT, encoded by the exons ATGGCACCTCTGGAAGCTCTGGCGCTTGAATATCCTCTCATTGATTCCAATTTCAGAAAATTTTGTGCTTCTCACGGCATTTTCACCG ttgaaGATTTTCTCGTACATGATCTCTATGCATTAGCGGCTTTTGCAGAACAAGATTGCTCGTCGGATGAATTGAAACAG GGCATCACACAGGTTTTATCCATATTAGATAATCAGCATCGACCATGGTTAAATGGTTTGGAGTTATTAGAAAACGCTGAACAAAAGAAGCATCTATCGACAGGATGTGAAAG GATTGATGTTCTTCTGCAAGGAGGATTACGTGAAGGACATGTAACAGAGCTTGTGGGACCATCATCCTCCGGTAAAACTCAA ATTTGCCTGCAAGCGGCGGCAAATGTTGCTAAAAAATACGCGGGCATGGTCGTGTACCTTGACTCGGGCAACTCCTTCTCACCAAAAAGAATGGCACAGTTTCTCAGTCGGTCTTTCAATCCTGCTAATTCAGag GTTAACCAAATTCTTGAACGAGTAATGAGCAGCATAATGCACCACTCTGTCTTTGACATGTTTACTCTACTGGATCTGCTTCATCAGTTATTGCACGATTTTAAATCTCAG ATATGTTGCCAGGTCAGGATGGTTATAATTGATTCACTTTCATCACTTATATCCCCAGTTCTTGGAGGTGGTGGTGCACATGGTATATGTTCTATAAACACCATTGGCACTTCATTATCTAGTATTG GGCATGCCTTAATGGTTTCTGCTGGATTCTTGTTGAAGGAGCTAGCGCATGAGCATAACCTTTCTGTTGTG GTGACAAATCATATGGTGGCTGGGGAGGCTGGTGCTTCTAAACCAGCACTGGGAGAGAGTTGGAAGAACATCCCACACGTTAGGCTTTTGCTATCCAGATACCATGTCGCTAATGCTTGCTGCATTTCAATACTTAAACATCCATACTTG GAAACTGGAAAGACCGTGGAGTTTGTGATCACATGA
- the LOC140882223 gene encoding DNA repair protein RAD51 homolog 4 isoform X3, which produces MAPLEALALEYPLIDSNFRKFCASHGIFTVEDFLVHDLYALAAFAEQDCSSDELKQGITQVLSILDNQHRPWLNGLELLENAEQKKHLSTGCERIDVLLQGGLREGHVTELVGPSSSGKTQICLQAAANVAKKYAGMVVYLDSGNSFSPKRMAQFLSRSFNPANSEVNQILERVMSSIMHHSVFDMFTLLDLLHQLLHDFKSQICCQVRMVIIDSLSSLISPVLGGGGAHGICSINTIGTSLSSIGHALMVSAGFLLKELAHEHNLSVVVSINKYYKIDGRINLAWDWVKLVDCINF; this is translated from the exons ATGGCACCTCTGGAAGCTCTGGCGCTTGAATATCCTCTCATTGATTCCAATTTCAGAAAATTTTGTGCTTCTCACGGCATTTTCACCG ttgaaGATTTTCTCGTACATGATCTCTATGCATTAGCGGCTTTTGCAGAACAAGATTGCTCGTCGGATGAATTGAAACAG GGCATCACACAGGTTTTATCCATATTAGATAATCAGCATCGACCATGGTTAAATGGTTTGGAGTTATTAGAAAACGCTGAACAAAAGAAGCATCTATCGACAGGATGTGAAAG GATTGATGTTCTTCTGCAAGGAGGATTACGTGAAGGACATGTAACAGAGCTTGTGGGACCATCATCCTCCGGTAAAACTCAA ATTTGCCTGCAAGCGGCGGCAAATGTTGCTAAAAAATACGCGGGCATGGTCGTGTACCTTGACTCGGGCAACTCCTTCTCACCAAAAAGAATGGCACAGTTTCTCAGTCGGTCTTTCAATCCTGCTAATTCAGag GTTAACCAAATTCTTGAACGAGTAATGAGCAGCATAATGCACCACTCTGTCTTTGACATGTTTACTCTACTGGATCTGCTTCATCAGTTATTGCACGATTTTAAATCTCAG ATATGTTGCCAGGTCAGGATGGTTATAATTGATTCACTTTCATCACTTATATCCCCAGTTCTTGGAGGTGGTGGTGCACATGGTATATGTTCTATAAACACCATTGGCACTTCATTATCTAGTATTG GGCATGCCTTAATGGTTTCTGCTGGATTCTTGTTGAAGGAGCTAGCGCATGAGCATAACCTTTCTGTTGTGGTATCTAT aaataaatattataaaattgacGGAAGAATCAACCTGGCATGGGATTGGGTTAAACTGGTGGATTGCATAAATTTCTAA
- the LOC140882223 gene encoding DNA repair protein RAD51 homolog 4 isoform X4: MAPLEALALEYPLIDSNFRKFCASHGIFTVEDFLVHDLYALAAFAEQDCSSDELKQGITQVLSILDNQHRPWLNGLELLENAEQKKHLSTGCERIDVLLQGGLREGHVTELVGPSSSGKTQICLQAAANVAKKYAGMVVYLDSGNSFSPKRMAQFLSRSFNPANSEVNQILERVMSSIMHHSVFDMFTLLDLLHQLLHDFKSQICCQVRMVIIDSLSSLISPVLGGGGAHGHALMVSAGFLLKELAHEHNLSVVVSINKYYKIDGRINLAWDWVKLVDCINF; the protein is encoded by the exons ATGGCACCTCTGGAAGCTCTGGCGCTTGAATATCCTCTCATTGATTCCAATTTCAGAAAATTTTGTGCTTCTCACGGCATTTTCACCG ttgaaGATTTTCTCGTACATGATCTCTATGCATTAGCGGCTTTTGCAGAACAAGATTGCTCGTCGGATGAATTGAAACAG GGCATCACACAGGTTTTATCCATATTAGATAATCAGCATCGACCATGGTTAAATGGTTTGGAGTTATTAGAAAACGCTGAACAAAAGAAGCATCTATCGACAGGATGTGAAAG GATTGATGTTCTTCTGCAAGGAGGATTACGTGAAGGACATGTAACAGAGCTTGTGGGACCATCATCCTCCGGTAAAACTCAA ATTTGCCTGCAAGCGGCGGCAAATGTTGCTAAAAAATACGCGGGCATGGTCGTGTACCTTGACTCGGGCAACTCCTTCTCACCAAAAAGAATGGCACAGTTTCTCAGTCGGTCTTTCAATCCTGCTAATTCAGag GTTAACCAAATTCTTGAACGAGTAATGAGCAGCATAATGCACCACTCTGTCTTTGACATGTTTACTCTACTGGATCTGCTTCATCAGTTATTGCACGATTTTAAATCTCAG ATATGTTGCCAGGTCAGGATGGTTATAATTGATTCACTTTCATCACTTATATCCCCAGTTCTTGGAGGTGGTGGTGCACATG GGCATGCCTTAATGGTTTCTGCTGGATTCTTGTTGAAGGAGCTAGCGCATGAGCATAACCTTTCTGTTGTGGTATCTAT aaataaatattataaaattgacGGAAGAATCAACCTGGCATGGGATTGGGTTAAACTGGTGGATTGCATAAATTTCTAA
- the LOC140884197 gene encoding cytochrome P450 93B2-like, which translates to MDFTEIGFSAKIIILFVATLVLIIAIYKQKRSNNILPSPPGPFALPIIGHLHLLGPRIHQTFHHLSQRYGPLFQLRLGSVLCVVVSTPELAKEFLKTHELVFSSRKHTTAIDIVTYESSFAFSPYGPYWKYIKKLCTYQLLGARNLANFEPIRKIEIVDFLKVVSEKARAGEIINVTEELVKLTSNVISHMMLGLRCSGTEGEAEAARNVIRDVTQIFGEFDVSDIIWFCKNFDLQGIRRRSEDIQKRYDCLLEKIITDREKMRRAGGGGGGEAKDFLDLLLDVMESKNSDVKFTREHLKALILDFFTAGTDTTAIAVEWSVAELLRNPKVLKKAQEEIDSVVGMQRLLQESDAPKLPYIMATIKETFRLHPPIPMISRKSVSDCAIHGCMIPAQTLLFVNIWSIGRNPKYWENPMEFRPERFLGPGCGSIDVKGQNFELMPFGTGRRGCPGMLLAMQELVSILGVMVQCFHLELPDGSQDVDMTERAGLTAPRAYDLLCRLVPRVDVGAAAAVAGN; encoded by the exons ATGGATTTTACCGAAATTGGTTTCTCtgcaaaaattataatattgttCGTAGCCACACTAGTGTTAATCATCGCCATTTACAAGCAAAAAAGAAGCAATAATATTCTCCCATCCCCGCCGGGGCCATTCGCCCTCCCCATTATCGGCCATTTACATCTCCTCGGCCCAAGAATCCACCAGACTTTCCATCATCTGTCGCAGCGCTACGGCCCCTTATTCCAGCTCCGCCTCGGCTCCGTGCTCTGCGTGGTGGTCTCCACACCGGAACTCGCTAAAGAATTCCTCAAAACCCACGAGCTTGTCTTCTCTTCACGCAAGCACACCACCGCCATTGACATTGTAACCTACGAGTCTTCCTTTGCTTTCTCCCCTTACGGCCCTTACTGGAAGTATATCAAGAAACTGTGCACTTACCAACTTCTGGGCGCCAGGAATCTCGCCAACTTCGAGCCCATAAGGAAGATCGAAATAGTGGATTTCTTGAAAGTTGTGTCGGAGAAAGCGAGAGCAGGAGAAATCATTAATGTTACGGAAGAGCTGGTGAAGCTCACGAGCAATGTGATTTCTCACATGATGCTTGGTCTACGGTGTTCCGGGACGGAGGGGGAAGCGGAGGCGGCGAGAAATGTGATCCGGGATGTGACGCAGATTTTCGGGGAGTTTGATGTTTCGGATATCATATGGTTTTGCAAGAACTTTGATCTGCAAGGGATCAGGAGGAGATCGGAGGATATACAGAAGAGGTATGACTGTTTGCTGGAGAAGATCATCACCGACAGAGAGAAAATGCGACGCGCCGGAGGAGGCGGCGGCGGCGAAGCCAAGGATTTTCTTGATTTGTTGCTTGACGTCATGGAGAGTAAGAATTCGGACGTGAAATTCACCAGAGAACACCTTAAAGCTTTGATTCTG GATTTCTTCACTGCCGGCACGGACACAACCGCCATTGCAGTAGAATGGTCAGTGGCGGAACTCCTCCGCAACCCAAAGGTGCTCAAAAAGGCTCAGGAAGAGATCGACAGCGTCGTAGGTATGCAAAGGCTTCTGCAAGAATCCGACGCCCCTAAACTTCCCTACATCATGGCAACAATCAAAGAAACATTCCGGCTTCACCCCCCCATTCCGATGATCTCAAGAAAATCTGTTTCTGACTGCGCCATCCACGGGTGCATGATCCCTGCCCAAACTCTCTTGTTTGTCAACATTTGGTCCATCGGCCGGAATCCCAAGTACTGGGAGAACCCCATGGAGTTCCGTCCAGAGAGATTTCTGGGTCCGGGCTGCGGCTCCATCGATGTCAAAGGCCAGAATTTCGAGTTGATGCCATTTGGGACGGGCAGAAGGGGCTGCCCGGGGATGCTGCTGGCAATGCAGGAGTTGGTTTCCATACTGGGAGTTATGGTGCAGTGCTTCCATTTGGAGCTTCCCGATGGTTCGCAGGATGTCGACATGACGGAGAGGGCCGGCTTAACCGCGCCTCGGGCATACGATCTGTTGTGTCGTCTGGTGCCGAGGGTTGATGTGGGGGCGGCGGCGGCGGTGGCGGGCAACTGA
- the LOC140883180 gene encoding nudix hydrolase 9, producing the protein MESRSEADDHCPPAFKLLVSCPSGLSPSQLSVVFDPSYDRIPHPDATLENSISEIWDRRVQQNPSFYNGLKFRYGGHNISGGADSSPEPDVCLHLGLTDYRTFVGTNLNPLWERFLFPSEDDWRRCQHTSNPLGNGAIVETVEKDIVVLQRSTNVGEFPGHFVFPGGHPEPQEVGITGHHCNSELSQQMVNDMVSREMFDSIIREVVEEIGVPAATLGNPVFIGVSQRLLNVRPTAFFFIKCSLPSKEIQHLYYNAQDRYESTQLCTMPMKDVAEISSQMPGCHQGGFALYKLMVDVVEKN; encoded by the exons ATGGAGAGTCGTTCTGAAGCCGACGATCACTGCCCTCCCGCATTCAAGCTTCTCGTCTCGTGTCCCTCTGGTCTCTCCCCATCTCAG TTATCAGTGGTGTTTGATCCATCCTATGATAGAATTCCTCATCCCGATGCCACCTTGGAAAATTCCATTTCAGAG ATATGGGATCGCAGAGTTCAGCAAAACCCATCTTTCTACAATGGACTGAAATTCAGG TATGGAGGACACAACATTAGTGGCGGGGCTGATTCCTCTCCGGAGCCTGATGTGTGCCTTCATCTTGGTTTGACTGATTACAG GACATTTGTGGGAACAAACTTGAATCCTCTATGGGAAAGATTTCTTTTTCCATCTGAAG ATGATTGGAGACGGTGCCAACATACCTCTAATCCTCTTGGCAATGGTGCGATCGTAGAGACTGTTGAAAAAGATATAGTCGTGCTTCAAAGAAGTACTAATGTAGGTGAATTTCCTGGACATTTTGTTTTCCCTGGTGGCCATCCAGAG CCCCAAGAAGTTGGAATAACAGGCCATCACTGTAACTCTGAATTAAGCCAACAGATGGTCAATGACATGGTTTCTCGTGAAATGTTTGACAGCATCATCCGGGAAGTAGTTGAAGAAATTGGAGTTCCAGCTGCTACCCTA GGAAATCCTGTTTTTATTGGTGTCTCCCAGAGGCTGTTGAATGTTCGGCCAACAGCATTTTTCTTCATCAAATGCAGTCTTCCGTCAAAGGAGATTCAACACCTATATTATAACGCGCAAGACAGATATGAGTCTACTCAGCTCTGTACTATGCCAATG AAAGATGTAGCTGAGATTTCATCGCAAATGCCTGGATGTCACCAAGGCGGATTTGCGCTCTATAAGTTGATGGTAGATGTCGTGGAAAAGAACTGA